The following proteins are encoded in a genomic region of Arachis ipaensis cultivar K30076 chromosome B02, Araip1.1, whole genome shotgun sequence:
- the LOC107627178 gene encoding pathogenesis-related protein PR-1 type-like produces MASDSKALLADEFLHAHNWVRNKYNLPPYTWDENLESIARKYLMERYDDCRVIHSKYGYGENLFWGKKLHWTPSDVIYFWYTEKDWYDFNKLTCTPPPPSKPNRPPKMCGHFTQIVWRDSLRVGCGLQHCNDRNAGMLIACEYDPPGNYANENPLEQHI; encoded by the coding sequence ATGGCTTCTGATAGTAAAGCTTTATTGGCAGATGAATTTCTTCATGCACACAATTGGGTGAGAAACAAGTACAATCTACCGCCATACACGTGGGATGAGAATCTTGAAAGTATCGCTCGCAAATATCTCATGGAGCGATATGATGATTGCAGGGTTATCCATTCAAAATATGGCTACGGTGAGAACTTGTTTTGGGGAAAGAAGTTACATTGGACCCCTTCTGATGTTATATATTTTTGGTACACAGAAAAAGATTGGTATGATTTTAACAAGCTTACTTGCactccaccaccaccatcaaAACCAAATCGTCCTCCAAAAATGTGTGGTCATTTCACACAAATTGTATGGAGAGACTCATTGCGTGTTGGGTGTGGCCTACAACATTGCAATGATCGTAATGCTGGCATGCTCATTGCTTGTGAATATGACCCTCCTGgtaactatgctaatgagaaccCTTTAGAACAACATATTTAG